ACTAGAGCATAAATGTTGGTTTTAGAGTACAAAATTAGAGCCAAGCAAAAGCAGTTGTCTGCCATAGATGAGGCGATCCGTACCATGCAATTTGTGCGGAACAAGTGCCTTCGCTATTGGG
Above is a window of Cyanobacteria bacterium GSL.Bin1 DNA encoding:
- a CDS encoding transposase — translated: MLVLEYKIRAKQKQLSAIDEAIRTMQFVRNKCLRYW